Part of the Streptomyces antimycoticus genome, GGAGCTGACGGCGTCGGGCTGTCAGATCGTGCGGGTGGCGTGTCCGTCGCAGGATGACGCGGATGCGTTGCCGGTGATCGCGAAGAAGTCGCAGATTCCGGTGATCGCGGACATTCATTTCCAGCCGAAGTATGTGTTCGCGGCGATCGATGCCGGGTGTGCGGCGGTGCGGGTGAATCCGGGGAACATCCGGCAGTTCGACGACAAGGTCAAGGAGATCGCGCGGGCGGCCTCGGATGCGGGTGTGCCGATCCGTATCGGGGTGAACGCGGGGTCGCTGGACAAGCGGCTGCTGGAGAAGTACGGCAAGGCCACGCCGGAGGCGTTGGTGGAGTCGGCGTTGTGGGAGTGCTCGCTGTTCGAGGAGCACGGTTTCAGGGATATCAAGATCTCGGTGAAGCACAACGATCCGGTGGTGATGGTCAATGCCTACCGTCAGCTGGCGGCGCAGTGTGACTATCCGTTGCATCTTGGGGTGACGGAGGCGGGTCCGGCGTTCCAGGGGACGATCAAGTCGGCGGTGGCGTTCGGTGCGCTGTTGAGTGAGGGGATCGGGGACACGATCCGGGTCTCGCTGTCGGCGCCTCCGGCGGAGGAGGTCAAGGTCGGGATCCAGATTCTGGAGTCGCTGAATCTGCGGCAGCGGCGGCTGGAGATCGTTTCGTGTCCGTCGTGTGGGCGGGCGCAGGTGGATGTGTACAAGCTGGCGGACGAGGTGACGGCCGGTTTGGAGGGCATGGAGGTTCCGCTGCGGGTCGCGGTGATGGGGTGTGTGGTGAACGGCCCCGGTGAGGCGCGTGAGGCGGATCTGGGTGTCGCTTCGGGCAATGGCAAGGGGCAGATTTTCGTCAAGGGTGAGGTCATCAAGACCGTGCCGGAGTCGAAGATCGTGGAGACCTTGATCGACGAGGCCATGAAGATCGCCGAGCAGATGGAGAAGGACGGCATCGCCTCCGGCGAGCCCCAGGTCTCCGTCAGCTGAGTTTTTTTGAGGCTCGGTTCGCCTCCGGGGCGCATAAGTCTCCCCCAGCTACCGCTGGGAGGTGCCCCCTGTCGACGGTCGACGTGCTCGGTCGCTCGTTCCTCGCTCCCTGCGCGCGTCTCCCTTTCGACAGCGAGGCGCCCCGTCGGCACCCCCAGCTACCGCTGGGAGGTGCCCCCGGCCGGAGGACCCAAGCCCCCGGTGCTCCACGGCGCCCCTCGGTTCATCCAGTTACCGTTCCCGGAGGCGAACCGAGCCCTGGAAAAACCCCCTTCTGGACCTGCGCGATAGAGTCTGGAGAATTGACGTCCCCGGCCCGCAGGCCCGCACCACGTGAGGCAGACCGACACGTGCTGACCACGTCCACCACCAGGGTCCTCGAGCCCCATGAGCTCGACGCGGCCCTCGCGGTGCTGAACCGCGACCCCGTCTCGAACGCCTTTGTGGCGGCCCGCGTCCAGGTCGCCGGGCTGGATCCGTGGCGGCTCGGTGGCGAGATGTGGGGCTGGTACTCCGGCGGACGGCTGGAGTCGCTCTGCTACGCCGGAGCCAACCTGGTGCCCATCTGCGCCACCCCCGAGGCCGTGCGCGGCTTCGCCGAGCGCGCCCGCCGGGCCGGCCGCCGCTGCTCCTCGATCGTCGGCCCCGCCGAGACCACCGCCGGGCTGTGGTCCCTGCTCGAGCCCAGCTGGGGCCCGGCCCGTGAGGTCCGCGCCCGTCAGCCGCTGATGGTCACCAACGCGATGCCCGCCGACGTCCCGCCCGACCCGCTGGTGCGCCGCGTCCGTAAGGAGGAGATGGACGTGATCATGCCGGCCTGTGTGGCGATGTTCACCGAGGAGGTCGGCGTCTCGCCGCTCGCGGGCGACGGCGGGCTGCTCTACCAGGCGCGGGTCGCCGAGCTCGTCACCGCCGGGCGCTCCTTCGCCCGGATCGAGAACGGCCGGGTGGTCTTCAAGGCCGAGATCGGCGCGGCCACCCCGCACGCCTGTCAGATCCAGGGCGTATGGGTCGCCCCCGAGTACCGCGGCCGCGGCCTCTCCGAGACCGGGATGGCGGCCGTGCTGCGCTATGCGCTGGGCGAGGTCGCCCCCGTGGTGAGCCTGTACGTCAACGACTTCAACACCGCGGCCCGCGCCGCGTACCGCCGGGTCGGCTTCCGGGAAGTCGGCGCGTTCATGAGTGTGCTGTTCTGATCGACGGCCAAGTAGGGTGCCGCCCATGCTGCATCTTGCCGGGGGGCGGACCCCGGAACCCGAAGACGTCGTCGTCGGGTCGCTCGACCTCGCCGCACGCGTGGACGAAGCGCTCGCCGTTCAGGCCGTCGCCTTCGGGCTGACGGGCGAGGAGATCGGCGTACGACGCCATATCGTGCTCCGCCATCTCAAGAGCCCCGGCGCCCGCGCGCTCGGCGCGACCACCCCCTCCGGCCGGCTCGTCGGCTTCGTCTACGGCATGCCCAACGACCGCACCCACTGGTGGTCCACGGTCGTCCAGCCGTATCTGCGCGCGGCCGGGCAGGACGGCTGGCTGGACGACTCGTTCGTCATCACCGAGCTGCACGTCCACCCCGACTTCCAGAACCGCGGCATCGGCCGACGGCTGATCACGACCATCACGGACGGCGCCGACCAGCCGCGCTCGATCCTCTCCGCCATCGACACCGAGAGCCCGGCCCGCGCGCTCTACCACTCACTGGGCTACCGCGACCTCGCCCGCCCCGTGCTCTTCCCGAGCGCCCCGAGCCCGTACGCCGTGATGGGAGCCCCGCTGCCGCTGCGCCGCCGCTAGACACCGTCCCTGCCTAACGCATTTCCGGGAAAGCGACCCGTGCGGCTAACCTCCTGAACATCCCATCGCACGCAGGAGAGACCCCATGGCCCACGCCGTCAACGTCCAGCGCTTGTCCACGACAATGCTGAAGACGCTGCGCGAAGACCCGGCGGACGCCGAGACCGCCAGCCATAAGCTGCTCGTCCGCGCCGGCTACGTCCGCCGCGCCGCCGCGGGCATCTGGACCTGGCTGCCGATCGGCAAGAAGGTCCTGGAGAACGTCTCGCGGATCGTTCGCGAGGAGATGGACGCCATCGGCGCCCAGGAGGTCCTCCTGCCCGCGCTGCTGCCCCGGGAGCCGTACGAGGTGAGCGGCCGCTGGGACGAGTACGGCGATCTGCTCTTCCGGATCAAGGACCGTAAGGGCGCCGACTACCTCCTCGGCCCGACCCACGAGGAGATCTTCACCCTCACGGTCAAGGACCAGTGCACGTCCTACAAGGACCTGCCGGTCATGCTCTACCAGATCCAGACCAAGTACCGGGACGAGGCCCGCCCCCGCTCGGGCGTGCTGCGCGGGCGCGAGTTCCTGATGAAGGACTCGTACTCCTTCGACACCACCGACGAGGGCCTCGCCGAGTCCTACCGGCTGCACCGCGAGGCGTACCAGCGGATCTTCCAGCGCCTCGGCCTGGACTACCGCATCGTCTCCGCGGTCTCCGGCGCGATGGGCGGCTCGGCCTCCGAGGAGTTCCTGGCCCCGGCGGCGGCCGGCGAGGACACCTTCGTCGACTGCCCGAACTGCGACTACGCCGCGAACACCGAGGCGGTCACGGTGGCCGTCTCGCCGGTCGAGGGCGCCGAGCACGGGCCCCTGGAGGAGCTGGACACCCCCGACACCCCGACCATCGAGACCCTCGCCGAGTACCTCGGCGTCCCGGCCTCCGCCACCCTGAAGAACCTCCTGGTCAAGGTCGACGGCGAGATCACCGCGGTGGGCGTCCCCGGCGACCGCGAGGTGGACCTGGGCAAGCTGGGCGAGCACCTCGCCCCCGCCGTCGTCGAGCTCGTCACGGCCGAGGACTTCGAGGGCCGCCCCGAGCTGGTGCGCGGCTACGTCGGCCCGCAGGGCCTGGCGGGCAAGTCCCTGTGCTACATCGCCGACCCGCGTATCGCCCCCGGCACCGCCTGGGTGACCGGCGCCAACAAGCCCGACACCCACGCGCGCAACGTGGTCTGCGGCCGTGACTTCGAGGTCGACGACTACCTCGACGTGGTCGTGGTCGAGCCGGGCGACCCCTGCCCCCGCTGCGGTACGGGCATCGAGCTGGACCGGGCGATCGAGATCGGCCACATCTTCCAGCTCGGCCGCAAGTACGCCGACGCCTTCCAGCTCGATGTGCTCGGCCAGAACGGCAAGCCGGCACGGGTCACGATGGGCTCGTACGGCGTCGGCGTCTCCCGCGCCGTCGCCGCGCTCGCCGAGCAGACTCACGACGAGTCGGGCCTGTGCTGGCCCCGCGAGGTGGCCCCGGCCGACGTCCACATCGTGGCGGCGGGCAAGGCCCTCCAGACCGAGATGGCGCTCGACATCGCCGAGAAGCTGGGCACGGCGGGCGTGCGCGTCATGGTCGACGACCGCGCCGGGGTCTCCCCGGGCGTGAAGTTCACCGACGCCGAGCTGATCGGTGTCCCGACCATCCTGGTCGTGGGCCGCGGCGCCAAGGACGGCGTCGTCGAGCTGAAGGACCGCCGTACGGGTGAGCGCGAGGAGCTGCCGATCGACGAGGCGATCTCCCGCCTTACCGCCATCACCGCCTGACGGCCGGGCCCGCTCCGGCCGGGCCCGCACCGGACGATCCGGAATCCCCGGCTCCCGCGCTTCCGCGCCCGGGAGCCGGGGATTGCGCGTGGTGGGTGCTTCGGCTTCCCGTTACGGGAAGCCGCCCTCAGCAGCGGCGACGTGGGGCGAGCGGGAGGGGGCTACAGCCAGCCCGCGAACTCCAGCAGCAGCTCGGCGCGGCGCCGGTCGCCCGCGGCGGCGTGGCGCAGGCCCATCTCGACGGCGCGGTAGAAGGACCAGCCCCGCAGCCGGTCGCGGTCGACCTCCAGGGCGTCCGCCAGCTTGCCGACCCGGCGGCGCGCGGCCGCGGCGGGGCCGGGGCCGGCGGCCAGGTCCTCGCAGCGGTCGAGCACCAGCCGTGCCAGGTCGTACGCGCGCTCGCCCACGACCGGCGCCGGGCCCACGGCGAGCCAGGGCGTGCGCTCCCCGGCCAGCACCTTCCCCTGCCGGAAGTCGCCGTGCAGCAGCACCTCCTCGGGCGGCTCGGCGGGCAGCGCCTCCCGCAGCTCCAGCGCCTCGTCGGTCAACGGGCGGGCGTCCGCCGCCCGGCCCCCGGCGCCGAGCGTCCGCAGGGTCTCGCGCTCCTCCTCCGTACGCCCGGTGACCGACGCGAACGGATGTCCCTCGGGCGGGGCCACCCACAGCCGCCTTACCGTGCCCGCCGCCTCCAGCACCGCCTTCGCCTCGGGCAGCGAGCGCAGCGAGACCGTGCTGCGCAGCCGTTCGAGCAGCAGCGCACCGGTGTCCGGGTCGGCGCGCAGCAGCCGGGCCGCGCCCCAGCCGTCCCAGTGCGCGAGGGCGGCCCGCTCATGGTCGGCGTCCGGGCCGGGGACCGGGAACTTCAGCGCCGCCGGGGTGCCGTCCGCCTGCCGTACGAGTGCGACCAGTCCGCGGCGCCCTCCGGGCGCCGACACCCGCTCCAGGGTCAGCTCCCACGCCGCGAGCTGCCGCTCGACCGTCTCGGGCAGGGCGTCGAGCCAGCTCCGCACGGCGCTCGCCGGGGTGTCGCTCAGCGCGTCCAGGAGCCGCCTCGGCACCTGGACGCGGGCCGTATCGCGGCCGCCGGGCCGTGGTGCCGATGCCATTCCTGAGCTGTCCCCTCCACCATCAATGACGTCACAGACCGCATGGTCTCGCAGAGCTCACCGGACTCGTCGGCCTCATCCGGCCCGGGTGCCCGTTCACACCCCGTCCGCCCCACCGCTGGGCGACGCCGACGGAGTGGCCGGTGCGGCGCGTTCGGCGAGTCCAGGGAAGGCTACGCCGCCGCCCCGCCAGCGCACCGCCCGCACCGCCGCCTCCCGCAGCGCACCCGCCGCCTGGCGGCGCAGGGACCCGGTCGAGGCCCGGACGAGATCGGCGTAGACGGCGGCGACCCGGTTCTCCAGCTCGGCCGCGAGCCGCACCGCGGCGGCCGCGTCCGGCACCGCGAAGGGCAGGGCGTAGGCGGGCGCCGCGGCCTGGGGGCTGCCGCCGAGGTCGCGCACGGTGCGGGCGAGGTCGTCCCGGCGCGCGCGGTGCGCGGCGTAGCCTTCGCGCGCCTCCGCGAGCCGGTCGTCGCCGATCCGCCCGCCGACGACGCCGTATCCGTACACCGCGGCGTGCTCGGCGGCGAGCGCCGCCTGTGCGGCCCTGAGCGCCGCGGCGCGCTCGCCGACGGCCGATCGGCCTGCTCGAGAGGCCATGTCAGTACCCCTTCCCGGTGGTCCCGAGCGTGATCACGAATCCGTGTCGCGCTGCGTGAGGAGATACACGTGGGCGGCGCCGCAGGCCGCGACGGAGGCCAGCAGCCGGGCCAGCTCGGGCGGCGCGGTGGCGAGCGCGGCGGTGCGGGTGTCGGCGGTCTGGCGCTCGGCCTGGGCGAGGGCGGAGAGGGCCTGTTTCTCGTCCTTGGGCACCTTCGGCACCCGCTGCCCGCCCGCGGAGGGCGAGCGCGACGCGGTCGCGGAGGGGGAGGCGGACCGGTCCTTGGTGGTGAAGACCGCGGCGTGCCGGGCCGTCTCCTCCCGCAGCGGGGCCAGCCGCTCGGCGAGGTCGGGATGGGCGTCCACGGTCGCGTCGTAGCGCGCGAGGAGTGCGGTGGAGTCCCGCGCGCCCCGCGACCGCAGCAGGGCGCCGGCCGCCTCGCCGCCCGCGTCGCGCCGGGGCTCGGCATCGTCGGAACAGCCGCTCAGCAGCGCGACCGCCCCCAGCGCTCCGCCGCCCAGCAGCAGACTCCGCCGCCGGGGCACCGCGGCGTCGCGCGCTGAGGACTCGGCGGACGCCGGGGAGGCCGAGGACTTCGTGTCGGAGGCGGGTGTGGGAGGAGGTGGGGGAGTCGTGATCGACACGTTCCTCTTTCCGGGCTGCGGCCGCTCCCGGCCGCCGGTAGTGATCACAGCAGGCGAGCGTACCCGCGCCGAGCCCGTCTGCCCGGCAGCGGCCACCGAATCGTCAGCCCGCCGCCGGAACAGATAGGCTTTGACCTGACACGCGACCTTCCCACAACAGCACACGCGGCCGAGGAGTCACCCGGATGAGCACGACCCAGAGCGAGAGGCTGCGCGGACTGCTGGAACCGCTCGTCAGCGCGCGAGACCTGGATCTGGAAGAGGTCGAGGTGACACCGGCTGGGCGGCGGCGTGTGCTGAGAGTGGTCGTGGATTCCGACGACGGTGTCCAGCTGGACACCTGTGCGGAGCTGAGCCGGGACATCTCCCAGACCCTCGACGACACGGACGCGATGGGCCAGGTCCCGTATGTCCTCGAGGTCACCTCTCCCGGCGCCGAGCGTCCCCTGACCGAGCCGCGCCACTACCGCCGCGCCACCGGCCGCCTCATGCGAGCGCGGCTCACCGACGACGGCGAGCTGGTCGCCCGGATCGTCGCGGTGGACGACGAGGGGCTCGATCTGGAGGTCCCCGGTGTGAAGGGGCGCAAGCCCAGCGCCAGACGGCTTGCCTTCGGGGAGATCTCCAAGGCCCGGGTGGAGATCGAGTTCAACCGCAAGCCCGAGGACAAGGCCGCGGGCGAGGACGACGAGAGCAAAGAGGAGGCGTAGCCGTGGACATCGACATGAGTGCCCTGCGGGGTCTGGTGCGAGAGAAGGAGATCTCCTTCGACCTGCTGGTCGAGGCGATCGAATCGGCGCTCCTCATCGCCTACCACCGCACCGAGGGAAGCCGTCGCCGCGCCCGGGTGGAGCTGAACCGCGACACCGGCCATGTGACCGTATGGGCCCGCGAGGACGTCGAGGATCTGACGGAGGGCCAGGAGCCCCGCGAGTTCGACGACACCCCGTCCGGCTTCGGCCGGATCGCCGCGACGACCGCGAAGCAGGTCATCCTGCAGCGGCTGCGGGACGCCGAGGAGGAGATCACCTTCGGCGAGTACGCGGGACGGGAGGGCGATGTCGTCGCCGGTGTCGTCCAGCAGGGCAAGGACCCCAAGAACGTGCTGGTGGACATCGGCCGTCTCGAGGCGATCCTGCCGGTGCAGGAGCAGGTCCCGGGCGAGGACTACGCGCACGGCACCCGGCTGCGTACGTACGTCGTACGAGTCGTCAAGGGCGTGCGCGGCCCGTCGGTGACTCTTTCGCGTACGCATCCCAATCTGGTCAAGAAGCTCTTCGCGCTCGAGGTGCCGGAGATCGCGGACGGTTCGGTGGAGATCGCGGCGATCGCCCGCGAGGCGGGCCACCGCACCAAGATCGCGGTCCGGTCCACTCGTTCGGGGTTGAACGCCAAGGGCGCGTGCATCGGCCCGATGGGCGGCCGGGTGCGCAGCGTGATGGCCGAGCTGCACGGTGAGAAGATCGACATCGTCGACTGGTCGGACGACCCCGCTGAGCTGGTGGCGCACGCGTTGTCACCCGCGCGGGTGAGCAAGGTCGAGGTGGTCGATCTGGCGGCCCGCTCGGCCCGGGTCACCGTGCCCGACTACCAACTGTCCCTCGCCATCGGCAAGGAGGGGCAGAACGCCCGGCTGGCGGCCCGGCTGACCGGCTGGCGGATCGACATCCGGCCGGACACCGAGCAGTCGGGTGATCAAGGCTGATTCAGGCCGGATCCCGCGGGATCCGGCCTGAAATCGAGTGACGATTCGATCACTCCCCCCAAGGGGTGGGGTCGGTATGGGGAGGTAGACTTAAGCAGTGTCTGGCCGCACGCGCGCTGGTGCCTGCCCTGAGCGAACCTGTGTGGGATGCCGGGATCGGGCGGCCAAGGACGATCTGCTGCGCATCGTGCTGGTCGAGGGTGTTTGTGTCCCCGACCGGCGCGGTACGCTCCCCGGTCGGGGTGCTTATGTTCACCCCACACGGGTCTGCCTTGACCTGGCGGTTCGCCGCCGGGCCTTTTCCCGGGCCTTCAGGGGGCCGGGGGCGCTCGACACCACGGCGCTGCGCCGGTTTGTCGAGAAGGGTGAGCAGGCGACACCCTGAGTGAGTAGTTGGAAGAGAACGGCACGGGACACCGTGCGGTCAGGTACCTCGCGAGTCGGAAGTAGGTCGAGATTGCGATGAGCACTCGATGAGTACGCGATGAGTACGCCCATGAAGTAGCGACGGTCCGGCGACAACCCGGACCTAAAAGGAGCGAAGTGGCTAAGGTCCGGGTATACGAACTCGCCAAGGAGTTCGGAGTTGAGAGCAAGGTCGTCATGGCCAAGCTCCAAGAACTCGGTGAATTTGTACGTTCGGCGTCCTCGACGATCGAGGCGCCGGTTGTGCGCAAGTTGACTGACGCATTCCAGGGTGGCAACGGCTCCGGCCGTACCGCCGGTAAGCCTTCGGCGCCGCGCAAGGCGACGCCCAAGCCGCCGACCCCAGGTCCGGCGGCTGCGGCCCGTCCGGCCGCCCCCAAGCCCCCGATGGCGCCCGGCCCCAAGCCGGCTGTCGAGGGCCAGCGCGGCACCCCCGGTGCGGCGCCCACTCCGGGTGCGGCGCCCACGCCGGGCCCGCGTCCCGCGCCCGCTGCCCGTCCGGCGGCCCCCGGCCCCAAGCCGGGCCCCGCGCCGGCGGCTCCGGCGCAGCCCGAGTTCACCGCGCCGCCGGCGGCCCCGAGCCCCAAGCCCGCCGCGGCCAAGCCGGGCGCGCCCGCCAAGCCGGGTGCCACGCCCGGTCCGCGCCCCGGCGCCCGTCCGGGTGCCCCGGGCCAGGGCCAGGGCGGCCAGGGCCAGGGTCAGGGTGGCCAAGGCGGTCAGGGTGGCGGCCGTGGCGGTCCGCGCCCGGGTGGTCAGGAGCGTCCGCGTCCGGGTGGTCCCCGTCCGGCCGGTCCCCGTCCCGGTAACAACCCCTTCACCTCCGGTGGCTCCACCGGTATGGCGCGCCCGCAGGCGCCCCGTCCCGGCGGCGCCCCGCGTCCCGGCGGTCAGCCCGGCGGCGGCCCCCGTCCGCAGGGCGGCGGCCAGGGCGGTCCGGGACGTGGCCAGGGCGGTCCCGGCGGTCCCCGTCCCACTCCGGGCCAGATGCCCCGTCCGCAGGGCGCCCAGGGTGGCGGCCCGCGTCCGGGTCCCGGTGGCGCGCGCCCGAACCCGGGCATGATGCCGCAGCGTCCGGCTGCCGGCCCGCGTCCGGGCCCCGGTGGCGGCGGTGGTCGTGGTCCCGGCGGCGGCGGTCGTCCCGGCGGTGCCGGCGGCGGTCGTCCCGGTGGCGGCGGCGGCTTCGCCGGTCGTCCCGGCGGTGGCGGCGGCGGTCGTCCCGGTGGCGGCGGCGGCTTCGCCGGTCGTCCGGGCGGTCCCGGCGGTGGCGGCGGCTTCGGTGGCGGCGGTGGCCGTCCCGGCTTCGGCGGTCGTCCGGGTGGTCCCGGTGGCCGTGGTGGCACGCAGGGTGCGTTCGGCCGTCCCGGCGGTCCGGCGCGTCGTGGCCGTAAGTCGAAGCGGCAGAGGCGCCAGGAGTACGAGGCCATGCAGGCCCCGTCCGTCGGCGGTGTGATGCTGCCGCGCGGCAACGGCCAGACGGTCCGGCTGTCGCGGGGTGCCTCGCTCACCGACTTCGCGGAGAAGATCAACGCCAACCCGGCGTCTCTGGTCGCCGTGATGCTCAACCTCGGCGAGATGGTCACCGCGACGCAGTCCGTCTCCGACGAGACGCTGCAGCTCCTCGCCGACGAGATGAACTACAACGTCGAGATCGTCAGCCCGGAGGAGGAGGACCGCGAGCTTCTCGAGTCCTTCGACATCGAGTTCGGCGAGAACGAGGGCGGCGAGGAGATGCTCGTCGCGCGTCCGCCGGTGGTGACCGTCATGGGTCACGTCGACCACGGTAAGACGCGACTGCTGGACGCGATCCGCAAGACGAACGTCATCGCGGGCGAGGCCGGCGGCATCACCCAGCACATCGGTGCCTACCAGGTCTCGACCGAGGTCAACGACGAAGAGCGCAGGATCACCTTCATCGACACCCCGGGTCACGAGGCGTTCACCGCCATGCGTGCCCGTGGTGCCAAGTCGACCGACATCGCGATCCTCGTGGTGGCGGCCAACGACGGTGTGATGCCCCAGACGATCGAGGCGCTGAACCACGCCAAGGCGGCCGATGTGCCGATCGTGGTCGCGGTCAACAAGATCGACGTCGAGGGCGCGGACCCGACCAAGGTGCGCGGTCAGCTGACCGAGTACGGCCTGGTGGCCGAGGAGTACGGCGGCGACACCATGTTCGTCGACATCTCCGCCAAGCAGGGGCTGCACATCGACGACCTGCTCGAGGCCGTCGTCCTGACCGCGGACGCCTCGCTCGACCTGCGCGCCAACGCGGAGCAGGACGCGCAGGGCATCGCGATCGAGGCGCACCTGGACCGCGGACGCGGCGCCGTGGCCACCGTGCTGGTCCAGCGCGGCACCCTGCGGGTCGGCGACACGATGGTCGCGGGCGACGCCTACGGCCGTGTCCGGGCCATGCTCGACGACAACGGGAACGCGCTGGAGGAGGCCGGCCCGGCGACCCCGGTCCTGGTGCTCGGTCTGACCAACGTGCCCGGCGCGGGCGACAACTTCCTTGTCGTCGACGAGGACCGCACCGCCCGCCAGATCGCCGAGAAGCGTGCCGCCCGCGAGCGGAACGCGGCGTTCGCCAAGCGCACCCGCCGGGTCTCCCTGGAGGACCTGGACAAGGTGCTCAAGGCCGGTCAGGTCCAGCAGCTCAACCTCATCATCAAGGGCGACGCGTCCGGTTCGGTGGAGGCTCTCGAGTCCTCGCTGCTCCAGCTCGACGTCGGCGAAGAGGTCGACCTGCGCGTCCTGCACCGCGGTGTGGGTGCGGTCACCGAGACCGACATCGACCTGGCGACCGGCTCCGACGCCATCGTCATCGGCTTCAACGTGCGCGCCGATGGGCGTGCCACGCAGATGGCCGAGCGCGAGGGCGTGGACGTCCGGTACTACTCGGTCATCTACCAGGTGATCGAGGAGATCGAGGCGGCCCTGAAGGGCATGCTCAAGCCGGAGTACGAAGAGGTCGAGCTCGGTACGGCGGAGATCCGCGAGATCTTCCGCTCGTCCAAGCTGGGCAACATCGCCGGTGTGCTCATCCGCTCCGGCGAGGTCAAGCGGAACACCAAGGCCCGCCTCGTCCGCGACGGGAAGGTCATCGCGGAGAACCTCAACATCGAGGGTCTGCGCCGCTTCAAGGACGACGTCACCGAGATTCGGGAAGGCTTCGAGGGCGGTATCAACCTCGGCAGCTACAACGACATCAAGATCGACGACGTCATCGCGACGTACGAGATGCGCGAGAAGCCGCGCGGCTGACAAGCGGCTGTCCCACCGGGGCCGGTCGGCGGAGGAATTTCCGTCGATCGGCCCCGGCCCTTGCGTGTACGGTGCCAGAAGCCCGCATTCACAAAGGCCCCACGGGTGGCTTGACCCGGACCGCATGTATGTAGGGACGTTGTCCTTTGACCTGCTTCTCGGCGACGTACGGTCGTTGAAGGAGAAGCGCTCCGTCGTCCGCCCGATCGTCGCCGAGCTGCACCGCAAATTCGCGGTGAGCGTGGCGGAGGTCGGGGACCAGGACCTCTACCGCAGGGCCCAGATCGCCCTGGCGATGGTCTCCGGGGACGCGGGCCATCTCACGGACGTGCTCGACCGCTGCGAGCGGCTGGTGGCGGCGCGGCCGGAGGTGGAGCTGTTGTCGGTGCGACGGCGGTTCCACGGTGGCGATGATGAATGAGGGCCGGATCGGCGGTGGCAGACCGCCCCGGCCATCGATGACTGACGCGAAGAAGAGAGAAGAAGACGCATGAGCGACACCGCGCGGGCACGCAAGCTGGCGGACCGCATCCGGGTCGTGGTCGCGGAGACTCTGCAGCGGCGGATCAAGGACCCGCGGCTGGGCTATGTGACCATCACCGACACCCGGATCACCGGTGATCTGCGGGAGGCGACCGTCTTCTACACGGTCTTCGGCGACGACGAGGAGCGGGCGGCCTCCGCCGCGGCCCTGGAGAGCGCCAAGGGTGTGCTGCGGTCGGAGGTCGGACGCCAGA contains:
- the rimP gene encoding ribosome maturation factor RimP, giving the protein MSTTQSERLRGLLEPLVSARDLDLEEVEVTPAGRRRVLRVVVDSDDGVQLDTCAELSRDISQTLDDTDAMGQVPYVLEVTSPGAERPLTEPRHYRRATGRLMRARLTDDGELVARIVAVDDEGLDLEVPGVKGRKPSARRLAFGEISKARVEIEFNRKPEDKAAGEDDESKEEA
- a CDS encoding GNAT family N-acetyltransferase, translating into MLTTSTTRVLEPHELDAALAVLNRDPVSNAFVAARVQVAGLDPWRLGGEMWGWYSGGRLESLCYAGANLVPICATPEAVRGFAERARRAGRRCSSIVGPAETTAGLWSLLEPSWGPAREVRARQPLMVTNAMPADVPPDPLVRRVRKEEMDVIMPACVAMFTEEVGVSPLAGDGGLLYQARVAELVTAGRSFARIENGRVVFKAEIGAATPHACQIQGVWVAPEYRGRGLSETGMAAVLRYALGEVAPVVSLYVNDFNTAARAAYRRVGFREVGAFMSVLF
- a CDS encoding GNAT family N-acetyltransferase — encoded protein: MLHLAGGRTPEPEDVVVGSLDLAARVDEALAVQAVAFGLTGEEIGVRRHIVLRHLKSPGARALGATTPSGRLVGFVYGMPNDRTHWWSTVVQPYLRAAGQDGWLDDSFVITELHVHPDFQNRGIGRRLITTITDGADQPRSILSAIDTESPARALYHSLGYRDLARPVLFPSAPSPYAVMGAPLPLRRR
- the nusA gene encoding transcription termination factor NusA translates to MDIDMSALRGLVREKEISFDLLVEAIESALLIAYHRTEGSRRRARVELNRDTGHVTVWAREDVEDLTEGQEPREFDDTPSGFGRIAATTAKQVILQRLRDAEEEITFGEYAGREGDVVAGVVQQGKDPKNVLVDIGRLEAILPVQEQVPGEDYAHGTRLRTYVVRVVKGVRGPSVTLSRTHPNLVKKLFALEVPEIADGSVEIAAIAREAGHRTKIAVRSTRSGLNAKGACIGPMGGRVRSVMAELHGEKIDIVDWSDDPAELVAHALSPARVSKVEVVDLAARSARVTVPDYQLSLAIGKEGQNARLAARLTGWRIDIRPDTEQSGDQG
- a CDS encoding ferritin-like domain-containing protein; its protein translation is MASRAGRSAVGERAAALRAAQAALAAEHAAVYGYGVVGGRIGDDRLAEAREGYAAHRARRDDLARTVRDLGGSPQAAAPAYALPFAVPDAAAAVRLAAELENRVAAVYADLVRASTGSLRRQAAGALREAAVRAVRWRGGGVAFPGLAERAAPATPSASPSGGADGV
- the ispG gene encoding flavodoxin-dependent (E)-4-hydroxy-3-methylbut-2-enyl-diphosphate synthase codes for the protein MTAISLGMPSVPAKLAERRVSRKIQVGPVAVGGDAPISVQSMTTTVTADIGATLQQIAELTASGCQIVRVACPSQDDADALPVIAKKSQIPVIADIHFQPKYVFAAIDAGCAAVRVNPGNIRQFDDKVKEIARAASDAGVPIRIGVNAGSLDKRLLEKYGKATPEALVESALWECSLFEEHGFRDIKISVKHNDPVVMVNAYRQLAAQCDYPLHLGVTEAGPAFQGTIKSAVAFGALLSEGIGDTIRVSLSAPPAEEVKVGIQILESLNLRQRRLEIVSCPSCGRAQVDVYKLADEVTAGLEGMEVPLRVAVMGCVVNGPGEAREADLGVASGNGKGQIFVKGEVIKTVPESKIVETLIDEAMKIAEQMEKDGIASGEPQVSVS
- a CDS encoding proline--tRNA ligase, giving the protein MAHAVNVQRLSTTMLKTLREDPADAETASHKLLVRAGYVRRAAAGIWTWLPIGKKVLENVSRIVREEMDAIGAQEVLLPALLPREPYEVSGRWDEYGDLLFRIKDRKGADYLLGPTHEEIFTLTVKDQCTSYKDLPVMLYQIQTKYRDEARPRSGVLRGREFLMKDSYSFDTTDEGLAESYRLHREAYQRIFQRLGLDYRIVSAVSGAMGGSASEEFLAPAAAGEDTFVDCPNCDYAANTEAVTVAVSPVEGAEHGPLEELDTPDTPTIETLAEYLGVPASATLKNLLVKVDGEITAVGVPGDREVDLGKLGEHLAPAVVELVTAEDFEGRPELVRGYVGPQGLAGKSLCYIADPRIAPGTAWVTGANKPDTHARNVVCGRDFEVDDYLDVVVVEPGDPCPRCGTGIELDRAIEIGHIFQLGRKYADAFQLDVLGQNGKPARVTMGSYGVGVSRAVAALAEQTHDESGLCWPREVAPADVHIVAAGKALQTEMALDIAEKLGTAGVRVMVDDRAGVSPGVKFTDAELIGVPTILVVGRGAKDGVVELKDRRTGEREELPIDEAISRLTAITA
- a CDS encoding aminoglycoside phosphotransferase family protein, with the protein product MASAPRPGGRDTARVQVPRRLLDALSDTPASAVRSWLDALPETVERQLAAWELTLERVSAPGGRRGLVALVRQADGTPAALKFPVPGPDADHERAALAHWDGWGAARLLRADPDTGALLLERLRSTVSLRSLPEAKAVLEAAGTVRRLWVAPPEGHPFASVTGRTEEERETLRTLGAGGRAADARPLTDEALELREALPAEPPEEVLLHGDFRQGKVLAGERTPWLAVGPAPVVGERAYDLARLVLDRCEDLAAGPGPAAAARRRVGKLADALEVDRDRLRGWSFYRAVEMGLRHAAAGDRRRAELLLEFAGWL